One genomic segment of Anguilla anguilla isolate fAngAng1 chromosome 2, fAngAng1.pri, whole genome shotgun sequence includes these proteins:
- the LOC118220624 gene encoding equilibrative nucleoside transporter 1-like, producing the protein MTATNVPRDKYNAVWLIFFILGLGTLLPWNFFMTATMYFTSRLKDSPMEIRANLTGNDTAEAVSSRSVLEAKFNNVMTLCAMVPLLVFTCLNSVVHQRIPQSLRVMGSLGWILGLFLLTAIIVKVDMSPMVFFIITMIKIIFINSFGAILQGSLFGMAGLLPTSYTTPIMSGQGLAGTFAAFAMICTLASGSELQDSAFGYFITACVVILLAILAYVLLPRMEFYRYFQSSAPQPPSDEENKLTLLAKESTSESKPVAEPVLESSFALSFLTVFKKIWLMALCVSFAFTITIGMFPAVTVDTKSSASPGSSWEKYFIPVSCFLLFNLLDWAGRSLTAVCLWPSMDSMLLPLLLAVRLVFIPLFMLCNVQPRGHLPVVFQHDAWFIVFMIIFAFSNGYLASLCMCYGPKKVLPHEAETAGAIMAFFLSLGLAQGAGLSFLIRSLV; encoded by the exons atgacagcTACAAACGTACCACGAGACAA GTACAATGCCGTGTGGCTGATATTCTTCATACTGGGCCTGGGAACCCTTCTGCCCTGGAACTTCTTCATGACGGCCACAATG TACTTCACCAGCCGTTTGAAAGACTCCCCAATGGAAATTCGGGCTAACCTGACGGGGAATGACACAGCAGAGGCTGTTAGCTCACGCAGCGTTCTGGAGGCTAAGTTCAACAACGTGATGACCCTGTGTGCCATGGTGCCCCTGCTGGTGTTCACCTGCCTGAACTCAGTCGTGCACCAGAG GATTCCGCAGAGTTTGCGGGTGATGGGCAGCCTAGGCTGGATCCTGGGGCTCTTCCTCCTTACTGCCATCATTGTGAAGGTAGACATGTCTCCGATGGtcttcttcatcatcaccaTGATCAAGATCATCTTTATCAACT CGTTTGGGGCGATACTGCAGGGCAGCCTGTTCGGCATGGCGGGACTCCTGCCCACCTCCTACACCACGCCCATCATGAGCGGCCAGGGTCTGGCTGGGACCTTCGCTGCCTTCGCCATGATCTGCACCCTGGCCA GTGGCTCGGAGCTGCAGGACAGTGCCTTTGGCTACTTCATTACTGCCTGCGTGGTGATCCTCCTGGCCATCCTGGCCTACGTCCTGCTGCCCAGAATG GAGTTTTACAGGTATTTCCAGAGCAGTGCGCCCCAGCCACCCAGCGATGAGGAGAACAAGCTCACCCTGCTGGCGAAAG AGAGCACTTCAGAGAGCAAGCCGGTGGCCGAGCCCGTGCTGGAGAGCAGCTTCGCTCTGTCTTTTCTCACCGTCTTCAAAAAG ATCTGGCTGATGGCATTGTGTGTTTCCTTTGCCTTCACCATCACCATCGGCATGTTCCCAGCTGTCACCGTGGATACCAAATCATCCGCTAGCCCTGGCAGCTCCTGGG AAAAGTACTTCATTCCTGTGTCCTGCTTCCTGCTCTTTAACCTGCTGGACTGGGCGGGGCGGAGCCTAacggctgtgtgtctgtgg ccCAGCATGGACAGCATGCtcctgccgctgctgctggcTGTGCGCCTGGTCTTCATCCCGCTCTTCATGTTATGCAACGTGCAGCCACGCGGCCACCTTCCCGTCGTCTTCCAGCACGACGCCTGGTTCATCGTCTTCATGATCATCTTCGCCTTCTCCAACGGCTACCTGGCCAGCCTCTGCATGTGCTATGGCCCCAA GAAAGTTCTTCCTCATGAAGCAGAAACTGCTGGCGCCATCATGGCCTTCTTCCTGTCGCTGGGCCTggcccagggggcggggctgtcctTCCTCATCAGAAGCCTAGTTTAG